A DNA window from Salarias fasciatus chromosome 23 unlocalized genomic scaffold, fSalaFa1.1 super_scaffold_20, whole genome shotgun sequence contains the following coding sequences:
- the LOC115383630 gene encoding scavenger receptor cysteine-rich type 1 protein M130-like: RLLNGSSRCSGRLQVKTNSSDQTWSSVCEADLDLQDAQVVCRELGCGAPSVLQGTLYGDAQTPRWSPEFQCGGHESALLDCRSSGSARSSCSPGKAAGLTCSGGDEFRLVGRASRCAGSLELKYLGDQRPVMDKVFTLKTAALFCEHLNCGSAVSLESTDVSYQSMWKIDSECFQSRSDLWNCVTSFFSSRILKLTCSEKKLKSTKI; encoded by the exons cggctgctgaatggatccagtcgttgttcaggcagactgcaggtgaagactaactcgtctgaccagacctggtcctcagtgtgtgaagcagacctggacctgcaggatgcacaggtggtgtgtcgggagctgggctgtggggctccttcagtcctgcaggggacGCTCTATGGAGATgcgcagactcccaggtggagcccagagttccagtgtggaggccatgagtctgctctgctggactgtaggagctcaggctcagctagaagcagctgctcacctggtaaagctgctggactcacctgctcag GGGgcgatgagttcaggttggtgggacgagccagtcgctgtgcaggaagtctggagctgaaatatcttGGTGACCAGAGACCTGTGATGGACAAGGTCTTcaccctgaagacagcagctctcttttgtgaacatctgaactgtggctctgctgtttctcttgAATCAACTGATGTGTCATATCAATCGATGTGGAAAATTGATTCAGAATGTTTTCAATCTcgatctgatctgtggaactgtgtaacatctttcttctcttctcgcatcctgaaactcacctgctcag aaaaaaaactcaaatccaCAAAGATCTGA